TGGTATATTCTTTTCATTTACAATCTAAAAATCGATGCTAAGTTAATTTAAACACATGTTAAAAAGTGTTAAACTTAAAATTAGTTAAGTTGCTCGCTGGTTTTACCAAAGCGTCTTTCACGTTTTTGGAAGTCAACAATTGCCTCAAAAAGGTCTTCCCTTCTAAAGTCCGGCCACAGGGTATCCGTAAAATACAATTCCGTATAGGCCATCTGCCACAACAGGAAATTGCTGATCCGGTGTTCACCGCTTGTTCTGATCACCAGTTCAGGATCAGGGATATTTACAGTAGTCAGCTGTGCCTCAAAATTCTTTTCATTAATATCCTCAATAGCGATTTTTTGCTCTGCTACCTGACGGGCAAGTTTCTTTGCCGCTTCCACCAGCTCCCATTTAGCGCTGTAACTCAAAGCGAGTGTTAAGGTGCAACGGGTATTTCCGGAAGTTTTTTCCATTGCACTAGCCAAATCGTCAATACACTTTTGTGGTAAAGACGCGATATCCCCTATCGCATTCAGCTTGATGTTATTTTTATTCAGTGTATCTGTTTCCTGATTAATGGTTGAAATAAAAAGCTCCATTAGTGCATTAACCTCCTCGACAGGCCTGTTCCAGTTTTCTGTAGAAAAAGTGTACATGGTTAAATATTTAACCCCAATTTCCACACAACCTTCTACCACATCCTTTACAGACAAAACCCCGCTTTCATGGCCAAAATGCCTGAATTTGCCTTGGTTTTGCGCCCACCTCCCGTTACCATCCATGATGATTGCGATATGTTCCGGCAAACGTGCAAGATCAATTTGTTCTTTAAATCCCATTTATATTTTTTCCGCGTAAGGCCACAAAGGTATAGCTTATGAAAATAGTATCCAAATGTGCTAAAAAGTATAACACTTTGAGCTGATAAAGGTATAAGAGATCCCTATCCCAACAAACATATATGTATCGCGTTTTCTAAAATCTCCGCGCTGCGTACCAGGCGTACCAATTTTATTTAGAGACCTGTCTGCCAAACTCATACGTGTAGCCGTATTCGCATCTTCGGCACCCCAGGCAGTTGCAGCCGGATACCGGCCACTTACATCATCCAGATAATCTGTATAAGCTGTGCGGTAACCGATT
The Pedobacter sp. MC2016-14 DNA segment above includes these coding regions:
- a CDS encoding isoprenyl transferase translates to MGFKEQIDLARLPEHIAIIMDGNGRWAQNQGKFRHFGHESGVLSVKDVVEGCVEIGVKYLTMYTFSTENWNRPVEEVNALMELFISTINQETDTLNKNNIKLNAIGDIASLPQKCIDDLASAMEKTSGNTRCTLTLALSYSAKWELVEAAKKLARQVAEQKIAIEDINEKNFEAQLTTVNIPDPELVIRTSGEHRISNFLLWQMAYTELYFTDTLWPDFRREDLFEAIVDFQKRERRFGKTSEQLN